A part of Atribacterota bacterium genomic DNA contains:
- the hslU gene encoding ATP-dependent protease ATPase subunit HslU — MNLVEENLTPEEITKELDKYIVGQKEAKKCVAIALRNRVRRRMLPPEIAEEITPKNIIMIGPTGIGKTEIARRIAQLTDAPFIKVEATKFTEVGYVGKDVESIIRDLVELSIRMVKSEKIQAQEEKLKEVVEERILDILLSRGNATQEWEEQNREESPRVDVVFPQPSIRTREKLRERLKKGELDERFIEIEVEESTVPIEIVAASSMDNLGIDLKDVFGSIFPPRKKRRKVKVKNAREILLNQEIQKAIDQEEIIQEAIRRAEENGIVFIDEIDKIVSPPGGGYGPDVSRGGVQRDLLPIVEGSTVLTKHGPVRTNHILFIAAGAFSQSKPSDLLPELQGRFPIRVELSSLSEDDLYRILIEPYNSLIKQYKALLSTEGVSIEFTEDALREIARISYQLNQKMENIGARRLHTVVEKLLQDISFNAPRMKGEQIVIDREYVVQQLAEILRDEDVTRYIL; from the coding sequence ATGAACCTTGTTGAAGAGAACCTCACTCCGGAAGAAATCACCAAGGAACTCGACAAGTACATCGTAGGGCAAAAAGAGGCAAAAAAATGTGTGGCGATCGCTTTGCGAAACCGGGTCAGGCGTCGCATGCTTCCTCCCGAGATTGCAGAAGAGATAACTCCCAAAAACATCATCATGATTGGACCTACAGGGATAGGAAAAACAGAAATTGCCCGTCGTATTGCTCAGCTGACCGATGCTCCATTCATCAAGGTGGAAGCAACCAAGTTTACCGAAGTGGGCTACGTGGGCAAGGATGTAGAATCGATTATCCGTGACCTTGTAGAACTCTCTATAAGGATGGTCAAAAGCGAGAAAATCCAGGCTCAGGAAGAGAAATTGAAAGAGGTTGTGGAAGAAAGAATTTTGGATATCCTTCTCAGTAGGGGTAATGCAACTCAAGAATGGGAAGAACAAAACCGTGAGGAATCACCGCGGGTGGATGTGGTTTTTCCCCAGCCCTCTATCCGTACCCGGGAGAAATTGAGAGAAAGGCTCAAAAAAGGCGAGCTCGATGAGCGTTTCATTGAAATTGAAGTCGAGGAGAGTACGGTTCCCATAGAGATTGTTGCGGCAAGCAGCATGGACAACTTGGGCATCGATTTGAAGGATGTCTTTGGAAGCATTTTTCCTCCCCGAAAGAAGAGAAGAAAAGTCAAAGTTAAAAACGCCCGGGAAATCTTGCTGAATCAGGAAATTCAAAAGGCGATTGATCAGGAAGAGATAATCCAGGAAGCAATACGAAGGGCGGAAGAGAATGGTATCGTCTTTATCGATGAGATTGATAAAATTGTTTCTCCCCCAGGCGGTGGTTATGGTCCGGATGTTTCCCGGGGAGGGGTACAAAGGGATTTACTCCCCATCGTGGAAGGTTCTACAGTCCTCACCAAACACGGTCCAGTACGGACCAATCATATCCTTTTCATTGCTGCCGGTGCTTTCTCGCAATCGAAGCCATCCGACCTTTTACCAGAGCTTCAGGGGAGATTCCCTATTCGAGTGGAGCTCTCATCACTTTCCGAAGACGATCTTTATCGGATATTGATTGAACCTTACAATTCACTGATCAAACAGTATAAGGCCCTCCTTTCTACTGAGGGAGTGTCTATCGAATTTACTGAGGATGCTTTGAGGGAGATTGCCCGTATATCGTACCAGCTGAATCAGAAGATGGAAAACATCGGAGCACGACGACTTCATACCGTGGTGGAAAAACTTCTCCAGGATATTTCTTTTAATGCTCCCCGCATGAAAGGGGAACAAATTGTCATTGATAGGGAGTACGTGGTTCAACAGCTTGCTGAAATCCTTCGCGATGAAGACGTAACTCGTTACATCCTTTAG
- the hslV gene encoding ATP-dependent protease subunit HslV: MIRSTTVIGVLRNGRGAMACDGQVTFNDSVLKKGARKIRRLYQDQVLAGFAGSGADSLTLLERFEEKLNAYSGNLSRAAIELAKMWRTDRILRQLDALLLVMDRSHLFIISGKGDVVEPDEPVAAIGSGGNFALAAAKALLRTTSLEAKEIASLSIQIASEICIYTNDTISLEVIEGGQP; encoded by the coding sequence ATGATTAGGTCAACGACGGTGATCGGAGTGCTGCGAAATGGTCGAGGGGCTATGGCCTGCGATGGTCAGGTGACCTTCAATGATTCAGTGCTCAAAAAGGGTGCTCGTAAGATACGGCGTCTTTACCAGGATCAGGTTTTGGCTGGTTTTGCAGGAAGTGGTGCAGATTCGCTTACCCTTTTAGAACGATTTGAAGAGAAGCTTAATGCATACAGTGGTAATCTTTCTCGAGCAGCTATTGAACTGGCCAAAATGTGGAGAACGGATCGAATCTTGCGCCAACTGGATGCCCTGCTTCTCGTAATGGATCGGTCGCACCTTTTCATTATCTCCGGTAAAGGAGATGTCGTGGAACCTGATGAGCCGGTGGCGGCAATTGGTTCGGGGGGTAATTTTGCCTTGGCTGCAGCCAAGGCGCTTCTTCGCACAACGAGCCTCGAAGCAAAAGAAATCGCTTCCCTTTCTATTCAGATTGCCTCTGAGATCTGTATCTATACCAATGATACAATTAGCTTGGAAGTCATCGAAGGGGGTCAACCATGA
- the xerA gene encoding site-specific tyrosine recombinase/integron integrase, with protein MCQSESNLSGPNQELLNIYRDYLREERRYSPHTVENYLRVLTQFAQFLAKNEESKSLLQASAQDIGGFFVFLKTQRGLKRISQVNRLSALRTFYRFLRRRGLVAVNPCDGVSTVKVEKKLPLFLTISEVEKILRYLEEKAQHSADFASLRNAALFELLYASGLRVGELIQLTRYNFDFSSRMVRVKGKGGKERFVPFNESAQKSLLRYLEVRFQDFPGGPEQIFLNQRGGPLTSRGVRKILKDIVCALRIEKKVAPHTFRHSFATHLLAGQAELRIVQEALGHSSLSTTQIYTHLDWERMKAVYDNTHPHSKKVKQND; from the coding sequence GTGTGCCAATCGGAGTCGAATTTGTCCGGCCCAAACCAAGAATTACTAAACATTTACCGTGATTATCTTCGAGAGGAAAGGCGATACTCGCCACACACGGTAGAAAATTACCTCCGAGTTCTAACCCAATTTGCTCAGTTCTTGGCAAAAAATGAGGAAAGTAAGAGCCTTCTCCAGGCTTCTGCCCAGGATATCGGTGGTTTCTTTGTATTTTTGAAGACCCAAAGGGGACTTAAAAGAATTTCTCAGGTGAATCGGTTATCAGCACTGCGGACTTTCTATCGGTTTTTAAGGAGACGAGGTTTGGTTGCTGTGAATCCATGCGATGGTGTCAGCACGGTGAAAGTTGAGAAAAAATTGCCTCTTTTTCTCACCATCTCTGAAGTGGAGAAAATCCTTCGGTATCTCGAGGAAAAGGCACAGCATAGTGCTGATTTTGCCTCTTTGCGAAACGCAGCACTTTTTGAGTTGCTCTACGCAAGTGGTCTCCGGGTGGGGGAGTTGATTCAGCTCACTCGCTATAATTTTGATTTTTCCAGCCGAATGGTAAGGGTAAAAGGGAAGGGTGGGAAAGAACGATTCGTTCCTTTTAATGAAAGTGCTCAAAAAAGTCTTCTCCGGTACCTTGAAGTGCGCTTTCAAGATTTCCCCGGTGGTCCTGAACAGATTTTTCTAAACCAGCGGGGTGGGCCTCTTACCTCCCGAGGGGTACGAAAGATTCTCAAAGATATCGTTTGTGCGTTACGGATAGAAAAAAAGGTTGCACCTCACACTTTCCGTCATAGTTTTGCTACCCATCTTTTGGCGGGACAGGCAGAATTACGGATCGTCCAAGAGGCACTCGGGCATTCCAGTCTTTCAACTACGCAGATTTACACCCATCTCGACTGGGAACGAATGAAAGCGGTATACGATAACACTCATCCTCATTCAAAGAAGGTGAAGCAAAATGATTAG